In one Dreissena polymorpha isolate Duluth1 chromosome 7, UMN_Dpol_1.0, whole genome shotgun sequence genomic region, the following are encoded:
- the LOC127837711 gene encoding uncharacterized protein LOC127837711: MHLWGDVTLQKDSNGVEYLQLNERQTKTRTGDIVSDIQKVRHTVWATSDPQRCPVNMYKLYAIKRPEEFLNPEDPFNLDPRTISATNEDYKWFTKNRVGDKKLGKLLKSMCKEAGLDKNKKLTNTEDISLKT, encoded by the exons ATGCACTT ATGGGGTGATGTAACTCTTCAGAAAGATTCAAATGGGGTTGAATACCTTCAACTTAATGAAAGGCAGACAAAAACTCGCACAGGCGATATTGTGTCCGATATCCAGAAAGTAAGGCATACAGTTTGGGCGACCAGCGACCCACAGAGATGCCCTGTGAACATGTACAAACTTTATGCTATTAAAAGACCTGAAGAATTTTTGAATCCTGAAGATCCATTTAATTTGGACCCTAGAACAATTTCTGCCACCAATGAAGATTAcaaatggttcacaaaaaataGAGTAGGAGATAAAAAACTTGGAAAATTATTGAAAAGTATGTGCAAAGAGGCTGGTCTTGACAAAAACAAGAAACTTACGAACACGGAAGACATTAGTCTCAAAACTTAG